A single window of Halobacillus naozhouensis DNA harbors:
- a CDS encoding FAD-dependent monooxygenase codes for MKPQILIAGAGPTGLALALNLAKQQIPFKIIDKEGGPGEASRAMAVMPRTLEFYDQFGFADEFVNGGIKIEGVYLHVEGKEKAHLDLGKVGKGISRFTSPYSFPQDEHEKVLLKQLDRYKVKVEWNTELLSFEETDEGVLAVLICNGEEFQQEFLYIAGCDGASSVVRHQMQADFPGGTYEQEFYVMDMKAEGAPIGSHQLAMCMHGEEFVVLLPVRSTDTTRAIGVFPDSMTASAQEVTSEKMVDFMQSAFRINVKEVNWFSTYKVHHRVAEVFRKGRAFLVGDAAHIHSPAGGQGMNTGIGDAMNLGWKLAAVVQGKAKHEVLKTYETERKAFAQRLVDTTDRVFTRVVSKKRSNRLFRKRIAPLLIPLVNRSDRARRRLFTILSQTQIEYTKSRLSRGKVNELQSGIRLPYNGENYEVLRTWDWQVHVYGAANSELRNFCQERGLALHTFKYDSAAEKHGFSGGALYLVRPDGHIGFAHPDRDVARLQKYVDDWGIIPFNA; via the coding sequence ATGAAGCCCCAAATTTTAATTGCAGGAGCTGGTCCGACTGGCCTTGCCTTAGCATTGAACCTGGCAAAGCAGCAGATACCTTTTAAGATTATCGACAAAGAGGGTGGACCAGGGGAGGCATCAAGGGCTATGGCCGTGATGCCGAGAACGTTGGAATTCTATGATCAATTTGGTTTTGCTGATGAATTCGTAAATGGAGGTATTAAAATTGAGGGAGTTTACCTTCATGTTGAAGGTAAAGAGAAAGCACATCTTGATCTGGGAAAGGTGGGGAAAGGGATAAGCCGTTTCACCTCCCCTTACAGTTTTCCACAAGATGAGCATGAGAAAGTATTGCTGAAGCAGCTTGATCGATATAAGGTGAAGGTGGAATGGAACACGGAACTGCTATCTTTTGAGGAGACCGATGAAGGGGTACTGGCTGTATTGATTTGTAACGGAGAGGAATTCCAGCAAGAATTTCTCTATATAGCTGGGTGTGATGGTGCGAGCAGTGTGGTTCGTCATCAAATGCAGGCAGATTTTCCAGGGGGGACGTATGAGCAGGAATTCTATGTGATGGATATGAAGGCAGAAGGGGCGCCGATTGGCTCTCATCAGTTAGCGATGTGCATGCATGGGGAAGAGTTTGTCGTACTATTGCCTGTTCGCAGTACGGATACGACTAGGGCGATCGGTGTGTTTCCTGATTCTATGACGGCGAGCGCTCAAGAGGTTACGTCTGAAAAAATGGTAGATTTCATGCAGTCAGCTTTCAGAATAAACGTAAAGGAAGTCAATTGGTTCTCCACCTATAAAGTTCATCATCGGGTAGCAGAAGTCTTTCGGAAAGGGAGGGCTTTTCTAGTCGGTGACGCAGCCCATATCCATAGCCCAGCGGGCGGCCAGGGAATGAATACTGGAATTGGCGATGCAATGAATCTTGGCTGGAAACTGGCAGCCGTGGTGCAAGGGAAAGCGAAGCACGAGGTGCTCAAGACGTATGAAACAGAGCGGAAGGCCTTTGCGCAACGTCTAGTAGATACGACTGACCGTGTGTTTACACGAGTAGTCTCTAAAAAAAGGAGTAATCGATTGTTTCGAAAAAGAATTGCTCCTCTTCTGATTCCATTGGTGAATCGATCAGATCGAGCCAGAAGAAGGCTGTTTACGATTCTTTCTCAAACACAGATTGAGTACACAAAGAGCCGGCTGAGCAGGGGAAAAGTCAACGAACTCCAATCCGGTATCCGACTTCCATATAATGGTGAAAACTATGAGGTCTTACGTACGTGGGATTGGCAAGTACATGTCTATGGGGCAGCCAACTCTGAACTCCGGAACTTTTGTCAGGAACGCGGGCTCGCGCTTCATACATTCAAGTATGACTCCGCTGCTGAAAAGCA
- a CDS encoding aldo/keto reductase translates to MSLTDTTGLNNGVSMPWVGLGVYKMESGDEVVHAVRSALDLGYRHLDTASFYDNEEGVGQAIKESDLPREELFITTKVWNDEQGYEETLEAFDRSLRKLGLDYLDLYLIHWPIEGMYKATWKALEQLYKQGKVKAIGVSNFMTHHLDDLLKDAEVKPMVNQIEFHPELYQEEIVDYCKQRDIQVEAWSPIGRGTYLDNPILQDLAQKYKKTSAQIILRWDLQHGIVTIPKSTRKVRQQENADLFDFELTADEMGKINSLNKNNRLGPHPDEMGK, encoded by the coding sequence ATGAGTCTAACAGATACAACCGGATTAAATAATGGCGTCAGCATGCCCTGGGTAGGCCTCGGCGTGTACAAAATGGAAAGTGGGGATGAAGTTGTCCATGCTGTTCGTTCAGCCCTGGACCTTGGGTACCGTCATTTGGATACAGCATCCTTCTATGATAATGAAGAAGGGGTAGGCCAGGCAATTAAGGAAAGTGATCTCCCTCGTGAAGAACTTTTTATCACCACAAAGGTCTGGAATGATGAACAAGGTTATGAGGAGACACTAGAGGCATTTGATCGCAGCCTGCGTAAATTGGGACTTGATTACTTGGATCTATATCTCATTCACTGGCCGATTGAAGGTATGTATAAAGCTACATGGAAAGCGTTAGAGCAGCTTTACAAACAAGGCAAAGTGAAGGCCATTGGTGTGAGCAACTTTATGACACATCATTTGGATGATTTGTTAAAAGATGCTGAGGTGAAGCCGATGGTTAACCAGATTGAATTTCATCCTGAACTGTATCAAGAAGAGATCGTTGACTACTGTAAACAACGTGATATCCAAGTAGAAGCGTGGTCACCGATTGGTCGGGGGACATACTTAGATAACCCTATTTTACAGGATCTGGCACAAAAATATAAAAAAACATCAGCGCAAATTATCTTGAGATGGGATTTGCAGCATGGAATTGTGACGATACCAAAATCTACTCGCAAAGTGCGTCAACAGGAGAATGCTGACCTGTTTGATTTTGAATTGACTGCAGATGAAATGGGTAAAATCAATTCCTTAAACAAGAACAATCGTCTAGGCCCGCACCCTGATGAAATGGGTAAATAA